A stretch of Podospora bellae-mahoneyi strain CBS 112042 chromosome 5, whole genome shotgun sequence DNA encodes these proteins:
- a CDS encoding hypothetical protein (antiSMASH:Cluster_7; COG:O; EggNog:ENOG503NXTI; MEROPS:MER0001288): protein MKLSRQAGSALLLASTAIATDPLTADRLEADIKTDELQRVLWNLNHIADRNGGNRAFGEPGYKASVDFVVERAQGRFHPEMNTFIQPFNHTYDKTLEIKVTGPDGEDVFVISPQYNPATPLPGGITASLINTPVNDEAGSMCAESDWDGIDATGKLALVKRGVCAVSDKLKFARAKGALGVILYNQAPGTNYATPTLGAENIGQLVPVGIVPLEAGEAWIARLGAGEDVVVSLLVDAIADTRETWNVISETKEGDPNSVIMLGAHLDSVQQGPGVNDDGSGTAALLELMGAVKNYKGFKNKIRFAWWGAEESGLVGSLYYTSQLSPAEADKIKYYFNYDMIGSIEPIYAVGSDENSGVGPQLLEEYLVAQGKTVERGGFEDGNSDYVGFVELGIPTAMLFTGAGEPWDPCYHQACDTLDNINWDALTVNTKAAARALARFANDLSGVPARATTSPNLRGRAKITQEFRRWKRVAEEGASQGKMCSHKEKKVVV from the exons ATGAAGCTTTCTAGACAGGCCGGGTCGGCCCTGCTTCTCGCGTCGACGGCCATCGCGACCGATCCCTTGACTGCTGACAGACTTGAGGCTGATATTAAGACCGATGA ATTGCAGCGCGTCTTATGGAACCTCAACCACATTGCCGACCGCAATGGCGGGAACCGTGCCTTTGGCGAGCCCGGCTACAAGGCCTCTGTAGACTTTGTTGTTGAACGAGCCCAGGGCCGGTTCCACCCCGAGATGAACACCTTTATTCAACCTTTCAACCACACGTACGACAAGACGCTCGAGATCAAGGTCACTGGCCCCGACGGGGAAGACGTGTTTGTGATATCCCCCCAGTACAACCCCGCCACACCCCTTCCTGGCGGCATCACGGCCAGTTTGATCAACACGCCCGTCAACGATGAGGCCGGAAGCATGTGTGCTGAGAGCGATTGGGATGGCATTGATGCCACTGGAAAGCTGGCGCTGGTTAAGAGAGGTGTGTGTGCTGTGTCGGACAAGTTGAAGTTTGCCAGAGCCAAGGGAGCGTTGGGGGTTATTCTCTACAACCAAGCCCCAGGTACCAACTATGCCACCCCTACCCTGGGTGCTGAGAACATTGGACAGCTCGTCCCCGTCGGCATTGTGCCCCTCGAGGCGGGAGAGGCCTGGATTGCCCGCCTCGGTGCTggtgaggatgtggtggtgagcttgttGGTCGATGCCATTGCCGACACCCGCGAGACGTGGAATGTCATCTCTGAGACCAAGGAGGGCGACCCCAACAGCGTCATCATGCTCGGTGCGCATCTCGACAGCGTACAGCAGGGGCCTGGTGTGAATGACGATGGTAGTGGCACagccgccctcctcgagctcatgGGTGCAGTCAAGAACTACAAGGGTTTCAAGAACAAGATCAGGTTTGCCTGGTGGGGTGCTGAAGAGAGCGGTCTTGTCGGCTCGCTGTACTACACATCCCAGCTCTCGCCTGCCGAGGCCGACAAGATCAAATACTATTTCAACTACGACATGATTGGATCCATCGAGCCCATCTATGCTGTTGGCTCCGACGAGAACAGCGGCGTTGGTCCTCAGTTGCTGGAAGAATATCTTGTCGCCCAGGGCAAGACGGTCGAGCGTGGTGGTTTTGAGGACGGCAACTCGGACTACGTCGGCTTTGTCGAGTTGGGTATTCCCACGGCCATGCTGTTCACGGGCGCCGGTGAGCCCTGGGATCCGTGCTATCACCAGGCCTGCGACACgctcgacaacatcaactgGGATGCGTTGACAGTCAACACCAAAGCTGCCGCCCGCGCCCTCGCCCGCTTCGCCAACGACCTCTCGGGAGTTCCGGCCCGCGCAACGACGTCACCGAACTTGAGGGGTCGCGCAAAGATCACGCAGGAGTTCAGGAGGTGGAAGCGGGTGGCGGAGGAAGGTGCCAGCCAGGGGAAGATGTGCTCgcacaaggagaagaaggtggttgTTTGA
- a CDS encoding hypothetical protein (antiSMASH:Cluster_7), which yields MAEEDCDHNGAIVDQHRAASTEKSQGSTMPEVCPSSGVDAFSAVPPFQIPLVGELRSEFATSATTVIKVFDKLANHTTQKQGTDETLSSMTTLVQQVGPMATAQRTIEGKFQRVDDELKGISESLAKVCLDVANT from the exons ATGGCCGAAGAGGATTGTGATCACAATGGTGCCATT GTCGACCAGCACCGTGCTGCTAGCACCGAGAAGAGCCAAGGCTCAACCATGCCAGAGGTATGTCCATCATCCGGAGTCGATGCATTCAGCGCAGTACCTCCATTCCAAATCCCCCTCGTCGGA GAATTGAGGTCCGAGTTTGCGACATCTGCCACCACCGTGATCAAGGTTTTCGACAAACTCGCGAATCATACCACCCAGAAGCAAGGCACCGACGAGACGCTGTCATCAATGACGACCCTGGTCCAGCAGGTTGGCCCCATGGCTACGGCTCAACGTACGATCGAAGGCAAATTTCAACGAGTCGATGACGAATTGAAGGGCATATCAGAGTCGCTTGCCAAAGTTTGCTTGGATGTTGCCAATACCTAA
- a CDS encoding putative NRPS-like protein biosynthetic cluster (antiSMASH:Cluster_7; SMCOG1002:AMP-dependent synthetase and ligase; EggNog:ENOG503NTWI; COG:Q), with amino-acid sequence MSSPQFGRRLIPTIIDERARFEPTREWISVPRSIHPKDGWKKITYKDAANAINRIAHKLVSTTGKPEPGSFPTVAYIGPNDVRYPIFAIGAVKAGYQALFISPRNSQEGQLNLFEQCNCNIIWFDQSFKNMVQPWLEERDMAAIMTFPVDMWFPQETIDHYPYNKTFDEAEWDPLLVLHTSGSTGFPKPVVCRHGMLAIGDKIHELGEWEGRRLWIEEMALRANRILHPRRANTLSVPLYHAAAMYISMIMIHYWDVPAALGIGNVPLSSASVMEYLHHAEVDAVILPPAVLEELSHDTESVEALAKLEFVGFGGGNLAKDPGDRLVNNGVTLLNVISATEFTPFLIYWQPDPKLWQYFIINSDLFSCEWRKTADDDAYEQIIVRRAKEPGFLGFFYTFPDLKEYSTKDLYKPHPSLKDHWIYQGRCDNIIVFSNGEKLNPIDIETTMMNHPKIKGALVVGSGRFQPALILEPAKHPADEQKFLDSVWPLVVKANKQTVAHGQIGRQFLALSNPNKPFLRAGKGTIQRVGTMKMYNDEIDQIYKHVTEVRSGEAPVLDLSSKDALNECILKIFTDQLGAPRLEPGTDFFSVGVDSMQVINLSRLLRAGLSAAGVTVDSSALATRVIYGNPTAKRLSDYVWSVVNKEGKDATVGEPDHEEHAMEALLEKYTRDMPSGQSEKPPPADQDQVIVITGTTGALGSYMLGICASCPRVKKVICLNRAVNGKERQLKSMRERGLTTDLSKAEFLHADMSLFDLGLGMETYNRLLGEVDRVIHNQWPVNFNMPTESFEPHIRGVRNLADFSRKAYKRVPVVFISSIATTDAWRKKEPVPEKSLRDFDISTGGYGRSKLISSLILEKASEMSGVPSEIIRVGQIGGPSSEKGYWNRQEWLPSVVASSVYMGLLPNSLGQMTTVDWVPIEGIAHMVLEVSGVTEDVPVDLIRGYFHGINPRKVQWGELAKAVKDFYGDRIKQIVSFEEWVKQLEKSAATTEDVSRNPGVKLLDTYKTWNEKVREGQGYVDMEMERTMRRSKTMKNMKAVTGDLMRNWCKQWGY; translated from the exons ATGTCTTCACCTCAGTTTGGCCGGCGCCTtatccccaccatcatcgacgaAAGGGCGAGATTTGAACCAACAAGAGAGTGGATTTCGGTCCCGCGGTCCATTCACCCAAAGGATGGATGGAAAAAGATCACATACAAGGATGCTGCTAACGCCATCAACCGCATAGCCCACAAGCTCGTCAGTACCACCGGAAAGCCAGAACCCGGTTCCTTTCCCACAGTGGCCTACATTGGTCCCAACGATGTTCGATACCCAATCTTCGCCATCGGCGCCGTCAAGGCAGGGTACCAGGCCCTGTTCATCTCTCCACGCAACTCCCAGGAAGGCCAGTTGAACCTCTTTGAGCAGTGCAACTGCAACATTATCTGGTTTGATCAGTCCTTCAAGAACATGGTCCAGCCGTGGCTGGAAGAGCGCGACATGGCCGCCATAATGACCTTTCCCGTCGACATGTGGTTCCCCCAAGAAACTATTGATCACTACCCTTACAACAAGACGTTTGACGAAGCCGAATGGGATCCTTTGCTGGTTCTGCACACGAGTGGGAGTACGGGATTTCCCAAGCCGGTTGTTTGCAGACATGGAATGCTGGCGATAGGCGACAAAATCCACGAgctgggggagtgggaggggagacgACTGTGGATTGAAGAGATGGCACTGAGAGCCAACAGGATCCTTCATCCCA GACGCGCTAACACATTGTCAGTGCCTCTTTACCATGCTGCCGCCATGTATATCAGCATGATCATGATTCACTACTGGGATGTGCCCGCTGCGTTAGGGATTGGAAATGTTCCCCTGAGTTCTGCTTCAGTGATGGAGTATCTTCATCACGCCGAGGTGGATGCCGTCATTTTGCCGCCTGCTGTTCTGGAAGAGCTGAGCCACGACACAGAATCTGTCGAGGCTCTCGCCAAGCTGGAGTTTGTCGgctttggtggag GCAACCTTGCAAAAGACCCAGGGGACAGACTTGTCAACAACGGCGTAACACTACTCAACGTCATCTCGGCTACAGA ATTTACGCCCTTCTTGATCTACTGGCAGCCTGATCCCAAGCTTTGGCAGTatttcatcatcaactcggACCTCTTTAGCTGCGAGTGGCGCAAGACAGCCGACGATGATGCGTACGAGCAGATCATTGTCCGCAGAGCAAAAGAGCCTGGCTTCTTAGGCTTCTTTTACACCTTTCCCGATCTCAAAGAGTACAGCACCAAGGACCTGTACAAgcctcatccctccctcAAAGATCACTGGATCTATCAAGGCCGTTGCGACAATATCATTGTGTTTTCCAACGGCGAGAAGTTGAATCCCATCGACATCGAGACCACCATGATGAATCATCCCAAGATCAAGGGCGCACTCGTTGTTGGCAGCGGGCGGTTCCAGCCAGCACTGATTCTCGAGCCTGCAAAACATCCCGCCGACGAGCAAAAGTTCCTTGACAGTGTCTGGCCCCTGGTTGTGAAGGCCAACAAGCAGACGGTGGCACATGGCCAGATTGGGCGGCAGTTCTTGGCTCTGTCAAACCCCAACAAGCCCTTTCTCCGAGCGGGCAAGGGAACAATCCAGCGAGTTGGCACAATGAAGATGTACAACGACGAAATTGACCAAATCTACAAACATGTCACCGAGGTCCGCTCAGGGGAAGCGCCGGTGTTGGACCTGTCATCCAAGGACGCCCTCAACGAGTGCATCTTGAAGATCTTTACCGACCAACTCGGTGCACCCAGGCTCGAACCCGGCACCGACTTTTTCTCTGTGGGGGTGGACTCAATGCAAGTCATTAATTTGTCCCGTCTCTTGCGTGCAGGCCTCAGCGCAGCAGGCGTCACAGTGGACTCTTCCGCCTTGGCCACCCGTGTCATCTATGGCAACCCAACAGCCAAAAGGCTCTCCGACTATGTGTGGTCAGTCGTcaacaaggagggcaaggacgCCACCGTCGGAGAGCCTGATCATGAGGAACACGCCATGGAGGCCCTGCTAGAAAAGTACACCCGTGACATGCCCTCGGGTCAATCCGAAAAGCCACCTCCCGCCGACCAAGACCaagtcatcgtcatcaccgGCACAACAGGCGCTCTCGGGTCCTACATGCTAGGCATTTGTGCCTCGTGCCCCCGCGTCAAAAAGGTCATTTGCCTTAACCGCGCCGTCAACGGCAAAGAACGCCAGCTCAAGAGCATGCGTGAGCGTGGGCTCACAACCGACCTCTCCAAAGCCGAGTTCCTCCACGCCGACATGTCCCTCTTTGATTTAGGCTTGGGAATGGAAACCTACAACCGGCTCCTGGGTGAGGTCGACCGCGTGATCCACAACCAGTGGCCTGTCAACTTCAACATGCCAACCGAGTCTTTCGAGCCGCACATCCGGGGCGTGCGCAACCTGGCTGACTTTAGCAGAAAGGCGTACAAGCgggtgccggtggtgtttatctcctccatcgccacGACGGATGcctggaggaagaaggaacCGGTGCCGGAGAAGTCGCTGCGGGATTTTGACATTTCCACTGGCGGGTATGGACGGTCGAAGCTGATCAGTTCGTTGATTTTGGAAAAGGCTTCGGAGATGTCGGGGGTGCCGAGTGAGATCATCCGGGTGGGTCAAATTGGGGGGCCGTCATCGGAAAAGGGGTACTGGAACAGGCAGGAGTGGCTGCCATCTGTGGTGGCCAGTTCGGTGTATATGGGTCTGTTGCCCAACAGCTTGGGCCAGATGACGACGGTGGACTGGGTGCCGATTGAGGGGATTGCCCACatggtgctggaggtgtcGGGTGTGACGGAGGATGTGCCGGTCGACCTGATCAGGGGCTATTTCCATGGCATCAATCCTAGGAAGGTGCAGTGGGGTGAGCTGGCCAAGGCAGTCAAGGACTTCTACGGCGACAGGATCAAGCAGATTGTGTCGTTTGAGGAGTGGGTGAAACAACTGGAGAAGAGCGCGGCGACGACGGAGGATGTCAGCCGGAATCCGGGTGTCAAGCTGTTGGACACGTACAAGACTTGGAACGAGAAGGTCAGGGAGGGACAGGGATATGTCGATATGGAGATGGAAAGGAcaatgaggaggagcaagacTATGAAGAACATGAAGGCCGTGACGGGAGACCTGATGAGAAATTGGTGCAAGCAATGGGGCTATTGA